The Cellulophaga sp. L1A9 genome window below encodes:
- the rfbA gene encoding glucose-1-phosphate thymidylyltransferase RfbA: MKGIILAGGSGTRLHPLTLSVSKQLMPIYDKPMIYYPLSTLIYAGINEILIISTPKDLPLFEDLLGDGSKFGCRFEYAVQENPNGLAEAFIIGENFIGQDKVALILGDNIFYGSGLANLLQSNNDPDGGIIYAYRVHDPERYGVVEFDNNGKAISIEEKPLEPKSNFAVPGIYFYDNEVVKIAKNIAPSHRGELEITDINKVYLEKNKLSVSILDRGTAWLDTGTFQSLMQASQFVEVIEERQGLKIGTIEGAAYEMGLINEEQLIELAKPLMKSGYGKNLLGILKNK, encoded by the coding sequence ATGAAAGGAATAATTTTAGCAGGAGGTTCAGGTACACGCCTACATCCTTTAACTTTGTCCGTAAGTAAGCAATTGATGCCTATTTATGATAAGCCAATGATTTATTACCCTTTATCTACCCTGATTTACGCTGGAATAAATGAAATATTAATTATTTCAACACCAAAAGATCTTCCATTATTTGAGGATTTATTGGGTGATGGCAGTAAATTTGGTTGTAGATTTGAATATGCTGTCCAAGAAAATCCTAATGGACTTGCTGAAGCCTTTATTATAGGTGAAAACTTTATTGGGCAAGACAAAGTAGCGTTAATTTTAGGAGATAATATATTTTATGGTTCTGGCTTAGCTAATTTACTACAATCCAACAACGATCCTGATGGCGGTATCATCTATGCGTATAGAGTACATGATCCTGAGCGCTATGGCGTTGTAGAGTTCGATAATAATGGAAAAGCAATATCTATCGAAGAAAAGCCCCTAGAACCAAAATCAAATTTTGCTGTACCAGGAATCTATTTTTATGACAATGAAGTCGTGAAAATTGCAAAAAATATCGCACCTAGCCACAGAGGCGAATTAGAAATTACAGATATCAATAAAGTGTATCTAGAGAAAAATAAATTAAGTGTTAGTATTCTAGATAGAGGAACTGCCTGGCTAGATACTGGCACCTTCCAATCACTTATGCAAGCATCACAATTTGTTGAAGTTATTGAAGAACGTCAAGGATTAAAGATTGGAACTATTGAAGGTGCAGCCTACGAAATGGGACTTATAAACGAAGAACAACTAATAGAATTAGCTAAGCCATTAATGAAAAGTGGTTATGGTAAAAATCTTCTTGGTATACTAAAAAATAAATAA
- the rfbB gene encoding dTDP-glucose 4,6-dehydratase has protein sequence MNILITGGAGFIGSHVIRRMVQNYPNYNIYNLDALTYAGNLENLKDIEHLENYTFLKGDITDAPFIDLIFNKYKFDRVIHLAAESHVDRSITDPLSFVKTNVIGTVNLLNASKELWKENLEGKLFYHVSTDEVYGSLGATGLFTETTSYDPNSPYSASKASSDHFVRAYGETYNLPFIISNCSNNYGPNHFPEKLIPLFINNIINNKSLPVYGDGNYTRDWLYVEDHATAIDLAFHEGKNHETYNIGGFNEWKNLDLVKLLCKLMDSKLKRPTGDSEKLITYVKDRPGHDLRYAIDASKINKELGWKPSVTFEEGLSKTIDWFLNNRDWLENVTSGSYKDYYTNMYQ, from the coding sequence ATGAATATTCTTATTACAGGAGGAGCAGGTTTTATTGGTTCACACGTTATCAGAAGAATGGTTCAAAATTATCCAAATTATAACATCTATAATTTGGATGCATTGACGTATGCTGGTAATTTAGAAAACTTAAAAGATATTGAACATTTAGAAAATTATACATTTTTAAAAGGAGATATTACAGACGCTCCTTTTATAGATTTAATCTTCAATAAATATAAATTTGACCGAGTAATCCACCTTGCTGCAGAATCACATGTGGATAGATCTATTACAGATCCTCTTTCCTTTGTGAAAACAAATGTGATAGGAACAGTGAACTTATTAAATGCATCTAAAGAACTATGGAAAGAAAATCTAGAAGGAAAACTTTTTTACCATGTTAGTACGGACGAAGTTTATGGGTCTTTAGGAGCAACAGGCTTATTTACGGAAACAACTTCTTATGATCCGAATTCACCCTATTCCGCATCAAAAGCAAGTTCTGACCACTTTGTACGTGCTTATGGTGAAACCTATAATTTGCCTTTTATAATTTCTAATTGTTCCAATAATTATGGACCAAATCATTTTCCTGAAAAGTTAATTCCACTTTTCATCAATAACATTATTAATAATAAGAGCTTACCCGTCTATGGTGATGGAAATTACACAAGAGACTGGCTTTATGTTGAAGACCATGCTACAGCAATAGATTTAGCCTTTCATGAAGGAAAAAATCACGAAACCTATAATATTGGTGGGTTTAATGAGTGGAAAAATTTAGATTTAGTTAAACTGCTATGCAAATTAATGGACAGTAAGCTGAAGCGTCCTACTGGTGATAGTGAAAAATTAATCACTTATGTTAAAGATAGACCAGGTCATGATTTACGCTACGCTATTGACGCTTCCAAAATAAATAAAGAATTAGGTTGGAAACCATCAGTTACTTTTGAAGAAGGTTTATCTAAAACAATAGATTGGTTTTTGAATAACAGAGATTGGCTTGAAAATGTTACTAGTGGTTCTTATAAAGACTACTATACTAACATGTATCAATAA
- a CDS encoding GH3 auxin-responsive promoter family protein, whose product MSIKSLAAKIFARRIAKKTQKWVDNPIVTQEKLLAGLIETAKNTAFGKDHGFAEIKNHADFIEKVPVRDYEELKPYVEKVVAGESDILWPNKPIYFAKTSGTTSGAKYIPITETSIKHQVEASRNAILNYIDETGKADFVNGKMIFLQGSPVLTEKNGVKLGRLSGISAHYVPNYLQKNRLPSWETNCIEDWDTKVNTIVNETIHEDMTVIAGIPSWVQMYFEKLNTVGNKKVGELFKNFNLFIYGGVNYEPYRAKFENLIGRKVDSIELFPASEGFFAYQNSQTEKGMLLLLNSGVFYEFIKSDEFFEANPKRLTIKDVEIGINYVMIISTDAGLWAYNLGDTVQFISLKPYKIIVSGRIKHFISAFGEHVIGKEVESAMQKAIEETDARVNEFTVAPQITPEIDELPYHEWFIEFEKEPSDYSKFISILDQELQQQNSYYFDLIDGKILQTLKITSIKEGGFNEYMKSIGKLGGQNKVQRLSNDRKVANELNTLKR is encoded by the coding sequence ATGTCTATAAAGTCTTTAGCTGCCAAAATTTTCGCAAGAAGAATTGCAAAAAAAACTCAAAAGTGGGTAGATAATCCTATCGTCACTCAAGAAAAACTATTAGCAGGCCTCATTGAAACCGCTAAAAATACGGCGTTTGGAAAGGATCATGGTTTTGCAGAAATAAAAAACCATGCTGACTTTATAGAAAAAGTGCCTGTAAGAGATTACGAAGAGCTAAAACCTTATGTAGAAAAAGTTGTAGCTGGGGAGTCTGATATTTTATGGCCAAATAAACCTATTTATTTCGCCAAAACTTCAGGTACAACTTCCGGAGCAAAATATATTCCAATTACAGAAACCTCTATAAAACATCAAGTAGAAGCATCGCGAAATGCCATCTTAAATTACATAGATGAAACAGGCAAAGCCGATTTTGTAAATGGTAAAATGATTTTTTTACAAGGAAGCCCTGTATTGACAGAAAAGAACGGAGTTAAATTGGGTAGATTATCCGGCATATCTGCGCATTATGTACCCAATTATCTCCAGAAAAATAGATTACCTAGTTGGGAAACGAATTGTATTGAAGATTGGGATACCAAAGTGAATACCATCGTTAACGAAACGATTCATGAAGATATGACCGTAATAGCAGGCATCCCTTCTTGGGTACAGATGTATTTTGAGAAATTAAATACCGTTGGAAATAAAAAAGTAGGCGAACTTTTTAAAAACTTTAACCTCTTTATTTATGGCGGCGTAAACTACGAACCCTATAGAGCTAAGTTTGAAAATTTAATTGGCAGAAAAGTAGATAGTATTGAACTGTTTCCTGCAAGTGAAGGATTTTTTGCCTACCAAAACTCCCAGACAGAAAAAGGAATGTTGCTTCTCCTAAACTCCGGAGTGTTTTATGAGTTTATTAAATCTGATGAATTTTTTGAAGCAAATCCAAAGCGTCTTACTATTAAAGATGTTGAAATTGGTATTAACTACGTGATGATTATTTCCACAGATGCCGGTTTATGGGCGTACAACCTAGGAGATACCGTTCAGTTTATTTCCTTGAAGCCTTATAAAATTATAGTTTCTGGAAGAATAAAGCATTTTATTTCTGCCTTTGGGGAGCATGTAATTGGAAAAGAAGTAGAATCTGCGATGCAGAAAGCCATTGAAGAAACAGATGCTCGCGTAAATGAATTTACGGTTGCACCCCAAATAACTCCAGAAATAGACGAATTACCCTATCATGAATGGTTTATAGAATTTGAAAAAGAACCTTCTGATTATTCTAAATTTATTTCGATTTTAGACCAAGAACTCCAGCAACAAAACAGCTATTATTTTGATCTTATTGACGGAAAAATACTCCAAACGCTAAAGATTACAAGCATCAAAGAAGGTGGTTTTAATGAGTATATGAAATCCATTGGAAAGTTGGGTGGTCAGAATAAAGTACAGCGCTTATCCAATGATCGTAAAGTGGCAAATGAGTTAAATACCCTTAAACGCTAG
- a CDS encoding M23 family metallopeptidase, with amino-acid sequence MAKKKKKRKDIKKKLLHKYRLVILNENTFEEKISFKLSRLNVFITGSLFIVCLIALTTLLIAFTPLREYIPGYSSTKLKRQATELTYKSDSLVTVLNYTNKYLDNIRKVLNGDIANNQMNRDSLFEQFKLDPASVDLTPIKEDSILRAQVELEDKYNLFERTAKNVNQILFPPINGSVSQDYDPKTKHYAIDIVATKGTPVKSVADGTVIFSEWTSETGYVIIVEHKDGLLSVYKHNGSLSKEQGDLVRAGEVIASVGNTGELSTGPHLHFELWNNSSPADPRDYIDFK; translated from the coding sequence ATGGCAAAAAAGAAGAAAAAAAGAAAAGACATTAAAAAAAAATTGCTCCATAAGTATCGTTTAGTAATTCTAAATGAAAATACTTTTGAAGAAAAAATATCTTTTAAACTTAGCAGACTTAATGTTTTCATTACTGGCTCTTTATTTATTGTTTGTCTAATAGCGCTTACTACTTTATTAATTGCATTTACACCATTAAGAGAATACATTCCAGGGTATTCCTCTACGAAACTAAAAAGGCAAGCCACAGAACTTACATATAAATCAGATTCTTTAGTAACCGTTTTAAATTACACCAATAAATATTTAGACAATATTAGAAAAGTATTGAATGGGGATATTGCGAACAACCAAATGAATAGAGATTCATTATTTGAACAATTTAAATTAGACCCTGCAAGTGTAGATTTAACGCCCATAAAAGAAGATTCAATTTTAAGAGCACAAGTAGAATTGGAAGATAAATACAATTTATTTGAACGAACAGCTAAAAATGTCAATCAAATTTTATTCCCACCAATCAATGGGAGTGTTTCTCAGGATTATGATCCTAAAACAAAACATTATGCAATAGATATTGTAGCCACAAAAGGAACTCCGGTAAAATCCGTAGCAGATGGTACTGTCATATTTTCTGAGTGGACTTCTGAAACGGGCTATGTAATTATTGTTGAACATAAAGACGGGTTACTATCGGTTTACAAACATAATGGTTCATTGAGTAAGGAACAGGGAGATTTAGTAAGAGCAGGAGAAGTCATTGCCTCCGTAGGTAATACAGGTGAACTCAGTACTGGTCCGCATTTACATTTTGAACTGTGGAACAATTCAAGCCCTGCCGATCCAAGAGATTATATTGATTTTAAATAA
- the tatA gene encoding twin-arginine translocase TatA/TatE family subunit, with translation MIVSNIFLGIIGPWQIAVVVVLVLLLFGGKKIPELMRGLGSGIKEFKDASKEEDTPDKIEEK, from the coding sequence ATGATAGTTTCAAATATTTTTTTAGGAATAATCGGGCCATGGCAAATTGCGGTTGTAGTAGTGCTTGTACTATTACTTTTTGGAGGGAAAAAAATTCCTGAATTAATGCGTGGTTTGGGTAGCGGTATAAAAGAGTTTAAAGATGCCTCGAAAGAAGAGGATACACCAGATAAGATAGAAGAAAAATAG